Proteins encoded within one genomic window of Bradyrhizobium sp. CB1717:
- a CDS encoding general secretion pathway protein GspJ gives MKGSVEGPAMKRLRRALADETGFTLLEVLLATLLMTVILAALATVTAQWLPNWNRGIARVQRAERLATGLDRIIADLSVAEQMTVNGDAKAPLFDGAELSVTFLRTALGPSARPGLEFIRLIEKADAQGLALVRERAPFQPMPTDGQIRFVDQVVLIRAPFRVSFAYAGQDGQWQPTWRGQPQLPARIRITVRDGASGQVLAVSGAVIPHITAPAECARAKNPVTCVAAGSRPQQPTKEEQQL, from the coding sequence ATGAAAGGCTCCGTCGAAGGCCCGGCCATGAAGCGCCTGCGCCGCGCACTCGCCGATGAGACGGGCTTCACCCTGCTCGAAGTGTTGCTGGCGACGCTGCTGATGACCGTCATCCTGGCGGCGCTCGCGACGGTGACGGCGCAATGGCTGCCGAACTGGAACCGCGGCATCGCCCGCGTGCAGCGCGCCGAACGACTTGCGACCGGGCTCGACCGCATCATCGCCGACCTGTCGGTCGCCGAGCAGATGACGGTCAACGGCGATGCCAAGGCGCCGCTGTTCGACGGCGCCGAATTGTCGGTGACGTTCCTGCGCACCGCGCTCGGCCCGAGCGCGCGCCCCGGGCTCGAATTCATCCGCTTGATCGAGAAGGCTGACGCGCAGGGGCTCGCGCTGGTGCGCGAGCGCGCGCCGTTCCAGCCGATGCCGACGGACGGACAGATCCGCTTCGTCGACCAGGTCGTGCTGATCCGGGCGCCGTTCCGCGTCAGCTTCGCCTATGCCGGGCAGGACGGTCAGTGGCAGCCGACCTGGCGCGGCCAGCCGCAACTGCCGGCTCGTATCCGCATCACGGTGCGTGACGGCGCCAGCGGACAGGTGCTGGCGGTGTCGGGCGCGGTGATCCCGCACATCACCGCACCGGCCGAATGCGCGCGGGCCAAGAATCCGGTGACCTGCGTCGCGGCCGGCAGCCGGCCGCAACAGCCGACGAAAGAGGAGCAGCAGCTGTGA
- a CDS encoding PilN domain-containing protein: MSSLNSLRGILDAWTGTVAGTIVGALERVVAPRVVRLVETGTGAFALEASKSENVPNEITFEDGKFEGANLAQIVRGSRVEIVLRPTRFLFRPLELPARAADFLDGIVRAQIDRLTPWSAAEAVFGCSPPVAHGSESITTEIAAAPRRLAMGYVEALSGFHPSAIAIVTEAAEGPRIKVFEQKSRGAVDPVRLSRALQAVLALAAVAAVTGSVAASYLADSLSTQQSELERQITQRRAALRGSDGGERSPLALLERRKYETPASVIVLESLSRLLPDHTYVTELHVAGNKIQIGGITRDAPSLIPLIEQSQHFTRATFYAPTTRSPSEPGERFHIEAQIEPRNVP; encoded by the coding sequence ATGAGCTCGCTCAATTCCCTTCGCGGAATTCTCGACGCCTGGACCGGCACCGTGGCCGGCACGATCGTGGGCGCCCTGGAACGGGTGGTGGCGCCGCGCGTGGTGCGGCTGGTCGAGACCGGGACAGGCGCATTCGCGCTGGAGGCCTCGAAGTCGGAGAACGTGCCGAACGAGATCACCTTCGAGGACGGCAAGTTCGAGGGCGCCAATCTCGCCCAGATCGTCCGCGGCAGCCGCGTCGAGATCGTGCTGCGGCCGACGCGCTTTCTGTTTCGCCCCCTGGAGCTGCCGGCCCGTGCGGCCGATTTCCTCGACGGCATCGTGCGGGCCCAGATCGACCGGCTGACGCCGTGGAGCGCCGCCGAGGCGGTGTTCGGGTGCAGTCCGCCGGTGGCGCATGGCAGCGAGAGCATCACCACGGAGATCGCCGCGGCGCCGCGCCGGCTGGCAATGGGCTATGTCGAGGCGCTGTCGGGCTTCCACCCCTCGGCGATCGCGATCGTGACGGAGGCGGCCGAGGGCCCGCGCATCAAGGTGTTCGAGCAGAAATCGCGCGGTGCCGTCGACCCGGTGCGGCTGAGCCGCGCGCTGCAAGCCGTTCTGGCGCTTGCCGCGGTCGCCGCGGTGACCGGCTCGGTCGCGGCAAGTTATCTCGCCGACAGCCTCAGCACGCAGCAGAGCGAGCTCGAACGGCAGATCACCCAGCGCCGCGCCGCGCTGCGCGGCAGCGACGGCGGCGAGCGCTCGCCGCTCGCGCTGCTCGAGCGGCGCAAATACGAGACACCGGCGAGCGTGATCGTGCTGGAGTCGCTGAGCCGGCTGCTGCCCGATCACACCTATGTCACCGAGCTGCATGTTGCCGGCAACAAGATTCAGATCGGCGGCATTACCCGCGATGCGCCCTCGCTGATCCCGCTGATCGAGCAGTCCCAGCATTTCACCCGCGCGACCTTCTACGCCCCGACGACCCGCAGCCCCTCCGAACCCGGCGAGCGCTTCCACATCGAGGCGCAGATCGAACCGAGGAACGTGCCATGA
- the gspG gene encoding type II secretion system major pseudopilin GspG produces MTKHPTASRGRRRARRGEAGFTLVEMLVVITIIGMIMALVGPRVLNYLSESKAKAAKIQIESFSSALDLYYLDLGRYPTSNEGLAALTRNNNQSGWNGPYLRGGVVPSDPWGHIYVYRSPGAGAPYEIISLGSDGQEGGSGTAADIVSGAR; encoded by the coding sequence GTGACCAAACATCCAACAGCAAGCCGCGGTCGGCGGCGCGCACGCCGAGGGGAAGCAGGCTTCACCCTCGTCGAGATGCTGGTCGTCATCACCATCATCGGGATGATCATGGCGCTGGTCGGCCCGCGCGTGCTGAACTATCTCAGCGAATCCAAGGCGAAGGCGGCGAAGATCCAGATCGAGAGTTTTTCCAGCGCGCTCGATCTCTATTATCTCGATCTCGGCCGCTATCCGACCTCCAATGAAGGCCTCGCGGCGCTGACCCGCAACAACAACCAGTCCGGCTGGAACGGGCCCTATTTGCGCGGCGGCGTGGTGCCGAGCGATCCCTGGGGCCACATCTACGTCTATCGTTCGCCGGGCGCGGGCGCGCCCTACGAGATCATCTCGCTCGGATCGGATGGCCAGGAAGGCGGCAGTGGAACGGCAGCCGACATTGTCAGCGGCGCGCGCTGA
- a CDS encoding tetratricopeptide repeat protein has product MGTLDSHDQGFCRQMRREVVRGFARRTGWVAAILVSLATLTLAAPAEAQSLRQGVSAFQRQNYAAASRIFIPLAERGNAAAQTYLGFLFETGRGVPQNYTEAAMWYRRAAEQGDSRAQYSLGLLYDRGFGVPQDIVEASKWLNLSTAAAPPPAREARARIRDAVTTKMTRGEIAQARLRALEWAPSREH; this is encoded by the coding sequence ATGGGGACCCTCGACAGCCACGATCAGGGGTTTTGCCGACAGATGCGGCGGGAAGTGGTGCGCGGTTTTGCGCGACGGACAGGATGGGTCGCCGCTATTCTCGTGTCGCTCGCGACGCTTACCCTTGCCGCGCCGGCCGAGGCCCAGTCGCTTCGCCAGGGCGTCTCCGCGTTCCAGCGCCAGAACTATGCGGCGGCCTCCCGCATCTTCATTCCGCTGGCCGAGCGCGGCAACGCGGCGGCGCAGACCTATCTCGGCTTCCTGTTCGAGACCGGGCGCGGCGTGCCGCAGAACTATACCGAAGCTGCGATGTGGTACCGCCGCGCGGCGGAGCAGGGCGACAGCCGTGCCCAATATTCCCTGGGCCTGCTCTACGACCGCGGCTTCGGCGTGCCGCAGGACATCGTCGAGGCCTCCAAATGGCTCAACCTGTCGACGGCCGCAGCGCCCCCGCCGGCGCGCGAGGCGCGGGCCAGGATCCGCGATGCCGTCACCACCAAGATGACGCGCGGAGAGATCGCCCAGGCCCGCCTGCGGGCGCTGGAATGGGCGCCGAGCCGCGAGCACTGA
- a CDS encoding prepilin-type N-terminal cleavage/methylation domain-containing protein has translation MERQPTLSAARAEDIRDARGFALIEILCVLAIIGLLAAIILPAIPRTTTRARLESYAVETAALLKADRSAALRRQVRVTTQVDAEARAIRSGVTGRTIRLPGDVVMQAMLASRCADRATGRSIDFFPSGMSCGGTIALARPGMGYEVRVNWLTGGVEIVPQKLL, from the coding sequence GTGGAACGGCAGCCGACATTGTCAGCGGCGCGCGCTGAGGACATCCGCGATGCGCGCGGCTTCGCGCTGATCGAGATCCTGTGCGTGCTCGCGATCATCGGCCTGCTCGCGGCGATCATCCTGCCGGCGATCCCGCGCACGACGACCCGGGCGAGGCTGGAAAGCTATGCGGTCGAGACCGCGGCGCTGCTGAAGGCCGACCGCAGCGCAGCGCTGCGCCGCCAGGTCAGGGTGACGACGCAGGTGGACGCGGAGGCGCGCGCGATCCGTTCCGGCGTCACCGGGCGGACCATCCGCCTGCCGGGCGACGTGGTCATGCAGGCGATGCTTGCCTCGCGCTGCGCCGATCGCGCAACGGGGCGATCGATCGACTTCTTTCCGTCGGGCATGTCGTGCGGAGGAACGATTGCGCTGGCGCGACCCGGCATGGGCTACGAGGTGCGCGTCAACTGGCTGACCGGAGGCGTCGAGATTGTCCCGCAGAAGCTGCTCTGA
- a CDS encoding A24 family peptidase yields the protein MTDQAANDGTGAPLALGIALLLGVFASLVTAPGAEGLYGAFLAALMLAIAAYDARHYLIPNELTGTAFGLALLRAGALVPDIGVEALLWPLARAAAVALPLLLLMALYRRWRGRDGLGLGDVKLAAVCGAWLDLVTVAAVIELAALLAIAVYAANAALRKRPLRATAFLPFGLFLAPAVWLGWLGETWYANWLGGWPG from the coding sequence GTGACGGATCAGGCGGCGAACGACGGCACGGGCGCCCCGCTCGCGCTCGGCATCGCCCTGCTGCTGGGGGTGTTCGCGAGCCTCGTCACCGCGCCAGGGGCCGAAGGCCTGTACGGCGCCTTCCTGGCTGCCCTGATGCTGGCGATCGCCGCATACGATGCCCGGCACTACCTCATTCCGAACGAGCTGACGGGCACAGCTTTCGGCCTCGCCTTGCTCCGCGCCGGGGCGCTCGTGCCCGATATCGGCGTGGAGGCGCTGCTCTGGCCGCTCGCCCGCGCCGCAGCCGTGGCGCTGCCGCTGCTGCTGCTGATGGCGCTCTACCGGCGCTGGCGCGGCCGTGACGGGCTCGGGCTCGGCGACGTCAAGCTCGCCGCGGTGTGCGGCGCCTGGCTCGATCTCGTGACCGTGGCCGCGGTCATCGAGCTTGCGGCCCTGCTCGCGATCGCGGTCTACGCCGCCAATGCTGCACTGCGAAAGAGACCGCTGCGTGCGACCGCCTTTCTGCCGTTCGGATTGTTCCTGGCCCCGGCGGTCTGGCTCGGTTGGCTGGGCGAGACCTGGTACGCCAATTGGCTTGGCGGCTGGCCCGGCTAA
- a CDS encoding type II secretion system protein GspK, translating to MNGARSEHTTPGDGRGFIVVAVLWMLAALAALALIYLTYVTNTAVTVAVNADRLQADALVNAGLELAAYRLTAQNEAARPTSGTFNARVGAGRVSVTFRSEAARIDLNMAPKPVLAGLMTALGVSASDAPAYADRILAWRSSTEAGQDNPEDSYYRTLGAPYLPRHAPFPHSDELWLVRGIPAAVVERVMPFVTVFSNMRTVNVLDAAPQVVAALPGMTPETLQQVLRDRADPKIDPRSLVGLAGSANATIEGSKAYRMTVAVEAPSHRRSSAEIVILLLESGDEPYRVLSWHNAFDGSAGKPL from the coding sequence GTGAACGGCGCGAGGTCCGAGCATACGACGCCTGGCGACGGCCGCGGCTTCATCGTCGTCGCGGTGCTCTGGATGCTGGCGGCGCTGGCCGCGCTGGCGCTGATCTATCTGACCTATGTCACCAACACCGCGGTGACGGTCGCCGTCAACGCCGACCGGCTGCAGGCCGATGCGCTGGTGAACGCCGGGCTCGAGCTCGCCGCCTACCGGCTGACGGCGCAGAACGAAGCGGCGCGTCCGACCAGCGGCACCTTCAATGCCCGCGTCGGGGCCGGGCGGGTAAGCGTGACGTTCCGCTCGGAGGCCGCGCGCATCGACCTCAACATGGCGCCGAAGCCGGTGCTCGCCGGGCTGATGACGGCGCTCGGCGTCTCCGCGAGTGATGCCCCGGCCTATGCCGATCGGATCCTGGCCTGGCGCTCGTCGACGGAGGCCGGACAGGACAATCCGGAGGATTCCTATTATCGCACGCTCGGCGCACCGTACTTGCCGCGTCACGCGCCGTTTCCGCACAGCGACGAGCTCTGGCTCGTGCGCGGCATTCCCGCCGCCGTGGTGGAACGCGTGATGCCGTTCGTCACCGTGTTCAGCAACATGCGCACCGTGAACGTGCTCGACGCCGCACCGCAGGTGGTGGCGGCGCTCCCCGGCATGACGCCGGAGACGCTGCAGCAGGTGCTGCGCGACCGCGCCGATCCCAAGATCGACCCGCGCTCCCTGGTCGGGCTTGCCGGCAGCGCCAATGCGACGATCGAGGGCTCGAAGGCGTACCGGATGACGGTCGCCGTCGAGGCCCCGTCGCATCGCCGCAGCTCGGCCGAAATCGTCATCCTGCTTCTCGAAAGCGGCGATGAGCCCTATCGTGTATTGTCGTGGCACAACGCCTTCGACGGCTCTGCCGGAAAGCCTCTGTGA
- a CDS encoding ATPase, T2SS/T4P/T4SS family — protein sequence MNAMRDRSADSFRQHLLEKYSLPQRAHAHIDKSANPALTRPLRELWEATDLSAAEFADEVSDYFALPRLSLPQLLAAAPRLDGFSRRFLRESTIFPFSSTDDAFRLAVADPSDTAAIRAAEIVFGTPVDVVVASYEDITTVLDQRAEADDANADRSGRSVAQQSDDDIESLRDLASGAPVVRALNDLLERAVDLRASDIHVEPFRAGLAVRMRVDGLLRALPSPHGIPPQALISRIKILASLNIAERRLPQDGAARVRVGRSELDVRVATMPTQHGESAVIRLLPRDRGLLETSKLGLAARDESVMTRLLAMPHGMIVVTGPTGSGKTTTLATMLSILNEPTRKILTIEDPVEYEIPGINQSQVKPSIGLTFASAMRAFVRQDPDVIMVGEVRDAETAHIAIHAALTGHLVLTTLHTETAAAAVPRLIDLGIEGFLLKSTLRAVVAQRLVRVLCDRCKVPHELTEADLAKDPRLAVIGFKCGEVVHEAGGCERCGGTGYRGRNGVFEILEMSDEVRALVGPQTDSHSIDAAAMRGGMTTMLEDAVAKCRTGLTTVPEVFRVTTVR from the coding sequence GTGAATGCGATGCGCGACCGCTCCGCAGATAGCTTCCGGCAGCACCTCCTGGAAAAATATTCACTGCCGCAGCGGGCACACGCCCATATCGACAAGTCGGCCAATCCCGCGCTGACTCGCCCCTTGCGCGAATTGTGGGAGGCCACCGATCTTTCCGCAGCCGAATTCGCAGATGAAGTCTCCGACTATTTTGCCCTGCCGCGGCTGAGCCTTCCGCAACTGCTCGCGGCTGCGCCTCGTCTCGACGGCTTTTCGCGCCGTTTCCTGCGTGAATCCACCATTTTTCCCTTCAGTTCGACCGATGACGCGTTTCGGCTGGCCGTTGCCGACCCCTCCGACACCGCTGCCATTCGCGCCGCCGAAATCGTGTTCGGGACACCGGTCGATGTCGTCGTAGCGTCATATGAGGACATTACGACGGTGCTCGATCAACGGGCCGAGGCCGACGACGCAAATGCCGATCGAAGCGGCAGGAGCGTCGCGCAGCAGTCCGACGACGACATCGAAAGCCTGCGCGATCTCGCCAGCGGTGCGCCGGTGGTGCGCGCGCTCAACGATCTCCTGGAGCGCGCGGTGGACTTGCGCGCGAGCGACATCCATGTCGAGCCGTTCCGCGCCGGACTCGCCGTGCGCATGCGCGTCGACGGCCTCTTGCGTGCACTGCCGTCGCCGCACGGCATCCCGCCGCAGGCGTTGATCTCACGCATCAAGATTCTCGCCAGCCTCAACATCGCGGAGCGGCGGCTGCCGCAGGACGGCGCCGCGCGCGTGCGTGTCGGGCGCAGCGAGCTCGACGTCCGCGTCGCGACCATGCCGACGCAGCACGGCGAGAGCGCCGTCATCCGCCTCTTGCCGCGCGACCGCGGTCTCCTGGAGACGAGCAAGCTTGGCCTCGCCGCACGCGATGAGAGCGTGATGACGCGCCTCCTGGCGATGCCGCACGGCATGATCGTCGTGACGGGTCCGACCGGCAGCGGCAAGACCACGACGCTCGCCACCATGCTGTCGATCCTGAACGAGCCGACGCGAAAGATCCTCACCATCGAGGATCCCGTCGAATACGAGATCCCCGGCATCAACCAGTCCCAGGTCAAGCCGTCGATCGGGCTGACCTTCGCCTCGGCCATGCGCGCTTTCGTGCGCCAGGACCCCGACGTCATCATGGTCGGCGAGGTCCGCGACGCCGAGACCGCCCATATCGCGATCCATGCCGCGCTGACCGGCCATCTCGTGCTGACGACGCTGCACACCGAGACGGCGGCCGCCGCCGTGCCGCGCCTGATCGATCTCGGCATCGAGGGCTTCCTGCTGAAGTCGACACTGCGCGCGGTGGTGGCGCAGCGCCTGGTGCGCGTCCTGTGCGACCGCTGCAAGGTGCCGCATGAATTGACCGAGGCCGATCTTGCCAAGGATCCGCGCCTTGCGGTGATCGGCTTTAAATGCGGCGAGGTCGTGCACGAGGCCGGCGGCTGCGAGCGCTGCGGCGGCACCGGCTATCGCGGCCGCAACGGCGTGTTCGAGATCCTCGAAATGTCCGACGAGGTTCGCGCGCTGGTCGGGCCGCAGACCGACTCCCATTCGATCGACGCCGCCGCGATGCGAGGCGGCATGACGACCATGCTGGAGGACGCGGTGGCCAAATGCCGGACCGGGCTCACCACCGTGCCCGAGGTCTTCCGCGTCACGACGGTGCGCTGA
- the gspD gene encoding type II secretion system secretin GspD: MQFPITPSVGRRILFRVLQPLLRLRSALPGTLILLSSAFLLGACIVTADQSIEADPKDPRAQDIADKIRSLDLQPRQPADAGASGIAQAKSSKPAIYLSDGATPQGGALAERDDGGGSGYDLNFENAPVASVAKVILGDVLNVGYTIDPRVQGTVTLASVRPVPKADALYVLENALRMSGVALVRDRSGYRLLPAPEAGPGGVDRSVNAAAGQGITVVPLRYVSSQNIFKLLDAFGVKASTMRADNARNTLIVSGSGSDRAAAVDTILSFDADWMRGQSVGIFPVRNSSPEPVITEIEKIMDSGEGGMSQNVIKFQPISRLNSILVVSQKPEYLKRAQTWIARLDRSDTDGVNLKSYPLRYGNSKLIVSLLNEMLLSQGSASSTLDNASSQIAPGAGMSTTSSGNPVASLSAMPTAAAGAATPVTTPPGSSLSARPAPAAAATPAQDNGLGGPPGGGAKSGLNGILQNVRITADVTNNAVLVYANQEAQRIVEQTIRQIDRPQRQIAIEATIAEVTLNDQLNYGVQFFLASKQGSISNTISGISNSATIGSNTEPASNAVNAAAGALLGRALPGFNFLIGAENSPRVVLDALHGITNVKVLSNPSLVVLDNQAATLQVGDQVPFSTGTATVLTANNTVVNTIDYKNTGIILRVLPRANANGNVVLDIEQEISSVAAGSANSLTPTISQRRVKSSIAVTSGQTVLLAGLISETENRQRQGLPILDSIPGMGDAFSHQTNARSRTELILFIRPTVIKDGVDAHVIAEEMRSKMNGRLVGTSNPVVTVSPPRAAR; encoded by the coding sequence ATGCAATTTCCAATCACTCCTAGCGTTGGCAGGCGTATTTTGTTTAGGGTGCTCCAGCCGCTTTTGCGCCTTCGCTCAGCGTTGCCTGGAACGCTCATCCTGTTATCGTCTGCCTTCCTGCTCGGCGCTTGCATCGTCACCGCCGACCAGTCGATCGAGGCCGATCCGAAGGATCCGCGCGCCCAGGACATCGCCGACAAGATCCGTTCCCTCGACCTGCAGCCGCGGCAACCTGCGGATGCGGGCGCGAGCGGCATTGCCCAGGCGAAATCGTCCAAGCCCGCGATCTACCTCAGCGATGGTGCAACGCCGCAAGGTGGCGCGCTCGCCGAGCGCGACGATGGCGGCGGCAGCGGCTACGACCTCAATTTCGAGAATGCTCCGGTCGCCAGCGTGGCAAAGGTCATTCTTGGTGACGTTCTGAACGTCGGCTACACGATCGATCCGCGCGTGCAGGGGACCGTGACGCTGGCCTCGGTGCGCCCCGTGCCCAAGGCGGACGCGCTCTACGTGCTGGAGAACGCGCTACGCATGTCCGGCGTCGCGCTGGTCCGCGATCGCAGCGGCTATCGCCTGCTCCCGGCGCCGGAAGCCGGTCCCGGCGGGGTCGATCGTTCGGTGAATGCAGCGGCCGGCCAGGGCATCACGGTGGTGCCGCTGCGCTATGTCTCGTCGCAGAACATCTTCAAGCTGCTCGATGCCTTCGGTGTGAAGGCCTCGACCATGCGTGCCGACAATGCCCGCAACACGCTGATCGTCAGCGGCAGCGGCAGCGATCGGGCGGCCGCAGTCGACACCATCCTCTCCTTCGACGCGGACTGGATGCGCGGACAATCCGTCGGCATCTTCCCGGTGCGCAATTCCTCGCCGGAGCCTGTCATCACCGAGATCGAGAAGATCATGGATTCCGGTGAAGGCGGCATGAGCCAGAACGTGATCAAGTTCCAGCCGATCTCGCGGCTCAACTCGATTCTCGTGGTGAGCCAGAAGCCGGAATATCTCAAGCGCGCCCAGACGTGGATCGCGCGGCTCGATCGCTCCGACACCGACGGGGTGAACCTGAAGTCCTATCCACTGCGCTACGGCAATTCCAAGCTGATCGTGTCGCTGCTGAACGAGATGCTGCTCAGCCAGGGCTCGGCGAGCTCGACGCTCGACAACGCGTCGAGCCAGATTGCACCGGGCGCCGGGATGTCGACGACGTCCTCCGGCAATCCGGTGGCGTCGCTGAGCGCAATGCCGACTGCTGCCGCGGGCGCGGCAACGCCGGTCACCACGCCTCCGGGATCATCGCTCAGCGCCCGTCCCGCTCCGGCCGCCGCCGCGACGCCGGCGCAGGACAATGGCCTCGGCGGTCCGCCGGGCGGCGGCGCCAAGTCCGGTCTCAACGGCATCCTCCAGAACGTGCGGATCACCGCCGACGTCACCAACAACGCCGTGCTCGTCTACGCCAATCAGGAGGCGCAGCGCATCGTCGAGCAGACCATCCGTCAGATTGACCGGCCGCAGCGCCAGATCGCCATCGAAGCGACGATCGCCGAGGTGACGCTGAACGACCAGCTGAACTATGGCGTGCAGTTCTTCCTCGCCAGCAAGCAGGGCTCGATCTCCAACACCATTTCGGGCATCAGCAACAGTGCCACGATCGGCAGCAACACCGAGCCGGCGAGCAACGCGGTCAATGCCGCCGCCGGCGCCCTGCTCGGCCGCGCGCTGCCGGGCTTCAACTTCCTGATCGGCGCCGAGAACTCGCCGCGCGTCGTGCTCGACGCACTGCACGGCATCACCAACGTCAAGGTGCTGTCGAACCCGTCGCTGGTCGTGCTGGACAACCAGGCCGCGACCTTGCAGGTCGGCGACCAGGTGCCGTTCTCGACGGGCACTGCGACCGTGCTGACCGCCAACAACACCGTGGTCAACACCATCGACTACAAGAACACCGGCATCATCCTGCGTGTGCTGCCGCGCGCCAACGCCAACGGCAACGTCGTGCTCGACATCGAGCAGGAGATCTCGAGCGTCGCCGCCGGCAGTGCCAACTCGTTGACGCCGACGATCTCGCAGCGCCGGGTCAAGAGCTCGATCGCGGTGACGAGCGGGCAGACCGTGCTGCTCGCCGGCCTGATCAGCGAGACCGAGAACAGGCAGCGCCAGGGCCTGCCGATCCTGGATTCCATTCCCGGCATGGGCGATGCTTTCTCGCATCAGACCAACGCGCGCAGCCGCACCGAGCTGATCCTGTTCATCCGTCCGACCGTGATCAAGGACGGCGTCGATGCGCATGTCATCGCCGAGGAGATGCGCAGCAAGATGAACGGCCGCCTGGTCGGGACCAGCAATCCCGTGGTCACCGTGAGCCCGCCCAGGGCGGCGCGCTGA
- a CDS encoding type II secretion system F family protein produces the protein MPNYRYRALNANGELVSGAIAAPAASDVAQRIERLGLVLVDNVTPEEGGAAGRVTSLFNRPKPEDVTIFTRDLALLLRAGARINDGLELLAADPDFGRLRPVVADIRSRVVSGESFAEALARHEGLFPPMYIALVRVGEASGSLDQVLEVLAGERARSEALRRRLSDAIRYPLFVLGAAGCVLLFFLTFVLPQFASVLQDFGAKVDPVVGVFLNISTFLRGNSDVMLAGLATVIAATWLLLRQERIRRGITHAITHLPAIRNIMSAYRTALFCRNLGLLLGSGVNLTTTLRILIDMMATTGPSTVWSEAADRVRHGSKLSDALAETAALPTMAVRMLRLGDETGQLPMLSGRVAEFYEAKLQRTLDRAVGIAGPAAIIAISLVVGGLITSVMTALMSVSQIVG, from the coding sequence ATGCCGAACTATCGTTACCGCGCGCTCAATGCCAACGGCGAACTGGTCTCCGGCGCCATCGCCGCGCCCGCGGCGAGCGATGTTGCGCAGCGGATCGAGCGGCTCGGCCTCGTCCTCGTCGACAACGTCACGCCGGAAGAAGGCGGCGCCGCCGGCCGCGTGACCAGCCTGTTCAACCGGCCGAAGCCGGAAGACGTCACCATCTTCACCCGCGACCTCGCGCTGCTGTTGCGGGCCGGCGCTCGCATCAATGACGGATTGGAGCTGCTCGCGGCCGATCCCGATTTCGGCCGGCTGCGCCCGGTCGTTGCCGACATCCGCTCGCGCGTCGTCTCGGGCGAGAGCTTCGCCGAGGCGCTGGCGCGGCACGAGGGCCTGTTTCCGCCGATGTACATCGCGCTGGTCCGGGTCGGAGAGGCCTCGGGCTCGCTGGATCAGGTGCTGGAAGTGCTCGCCGGCGAACGCGCGCGCAGCGAGGCCTTGAGGCGCCGGCTGTCGGATGCGATCCGCTATCCCTTGTTCGTGCTCGGCGCGGCCGGCTGCGTGCTGCTGTTCTTCCTCACCTTCGTGCTGCCGCAGTTCGCATCCGTGTTGCAGGATTTCGGGGCCAAGGTCGATCCGGTCGTCGGTGTCTTCCTCAACATCTCGACTTTCCTGCGCGGCAATTCCGACGTGATGCTGGCCGGCCTTGCGACCGTCATCGCCGCGACATGGCTTCTGCTGCGGCAAGAGCGTATCCGCCGCGGCATCACCCATGCGATCACGCATCTGCCGGCGATCCGCAACATCATGAGCGCGTACCGCACGGCGCTGTTCTGCCGCAATCTCGGCCTGCTGCTCGGCAGCGGCGTCAATCTCACCACCACGCTACGCATCCTCATCGACATGATGGCCACCACCGGCCCGTCCACGGTCTGGAGCGAGGCCGCCGACCGCGTCCGCCACGGCTCGAAACTTTCCGATGCGCTGGCCGAGACCGCGGCGTTGCCGACGATGGCCGTGCGCATGCTCCGGCTCGGCGACGAGACCGGCCAATTGCCGATGCTCTCCGGGCGGGTCGCCGAATTCTACGAAGCCAAGCTGCAGCGTACGCTGGACCGCGCCGTCGGTATCGCCGGACCGGCGGCGATCATCGCGATCTCGCTGGTCGTCGGTGGCCTGATCACGTCGGTGATGACGGCGCTGATGTCGGTGAGCCAGATTGTCGGATAG
- a CDS encoding prepilin-type N-terminal cleavage/methylation domain-containing protein has translation MSRRSCSDAAGFTLIEALVALAIIAVVLGTIGSVIATTAKGTRAIDQRLALAGTAETLLANLPARALLKPGRQSGEMAGSRWRVDVAPMSVTGGDPDTDRFVPLAVNLRLQRADGAAIQITTVKLVPRASQ, from the coding sequence TTGTCCCGCAGAAGCTGCTCTGACGCCGCCGGCTTCACGCTGATCGAGGCGCTTGTCGCGCTCGCGATCATCGCCGTCGTGCTCGGGACGATCGGCTCGGTCATCGCCACGACCGCGAAGGGCACGCGTGCCATCGACCAGCGTCTCGCACTCGCCGGCACGGCCGAGACCCTGCTTGCCAACCTGCCGGCACGCGCCCTGCTGAAGCCCGGCCGGCAGAGCGGCGAAATGGCCGGCAGCCGCTGGCGCGTCGATGTTGCGCCGATGAGCGTGACGGGTGGCGATCCCGACACCGATCGCTTTGTGCCATTGGCCGTCAATCTGCGCCTCCAGCGCGCCGACGGCGCTGCGATCCAGATCACGACGGTGAAGCTGGTGCCGAGGGCTTCGCAATGA